The following are encoded in a window of Flavobacterium sp. WC2421 genomic DNA:
- a CDS encoding PepSY-associated TM helix domain-containing protein, giving the protein MKNNNLKKGIGKIHLWLGLSSGIIVFIIAITGCLYAFQEEIQNLTEEYRFVPEQQSPFLPPSQLLKIAQKQLPTKTIHALKYNRKTDAAEAIFFHYEPTYYYTTYLNPYSGKVLKTVDNETGFFHFILDGHYYLWLPDQIGQVVVASATLLFLILIISGFILWYPKNKNAAKQRFTFKWKKGMKWKRKNYDLHNITGFYVLLIAFIFAVTGLIWGFQWFAFSYYKVLGGEKSLVYVEPISKIEKGPKNAPASPLDIIWEKMKIEHPKAESIELHPPENDNSSIAVNINSDKETYSKIDYRYFDQYSLKEIKVNHIWGRKKDAKLADTLTKMNYDIHTGGIFGLAGKVFAFLISLLIASLPVTGTLIWWGKNKKQKN; this is encoded by the coding sequence ATGAAAAATAATAATTTAAAAAAAGGAATAGGGAAAATACACTTATGGTTGGGTTTATCTTCGGGCATAATTGTATTTATCATTGCTATTACAGGTTGTTTGTATGCTTTTCAAGAAGAAATTCAAAACCTGACTGAGGAATATCGTTTTGTCCCAGAACAACAATCTCCTTTTTTGCCTCCATCTCAATTACTCAAAATTGCCCAGAAGCAACTACCTACCAAAACGATTCACGCTTTAAAATACAATAGAAAAACAGATGCTGCAGAAGCCATTTTTTTTCATTATGAGCCTACTTATTATTACACCACGTACTTAAACCCCTATTCTGGAAAAGTATTGAAAACAGTCGATAATGAAACTGGTTTTTTTCATTTCATTTTAGACGGACACTACTACTTATGGCTACCAGATCAAATTGGGCAAGTTGTAGTTGCCTCAGCTACTTTACTATTCCTAATTCTCATCATTTCAGGATTTATATTATGGTACCCTAAAAACAAAAATGCAGCCAAACAGCGTTTCACTTTCAAGTGGAAAAAAGGGATGAAATGGAAACGAAAAAATTACGATTTACATAACATTACTGGATTTTATGTTTTGCTGATTGCCTTCATTTTTGCGGTAACAGGATTAATATGGGGATTTCAATGGTTTGCTTTTTCTTATTATAAAGTTTTAGGGGGCGAAAAATCCTTAGTTTATGTCGAGCCAATTTCTAAAATAGAAAAAGGACCAAAAAATGCTCCAGCTTCACCTCTAGATATTATCTGGGAAAAAATGAAAATAGAACATCCCAAAGCCGAATCTATAGAATTACATCCTCCAGAAAATGATAATTCCTCTATAGCAGTAAATATAAATAGTGATAAAGAAACCTACAGTAAAATAGACTACCGCTATTTTGATCAATACTCCTTAAAAGAAATTAAGGTCAACCACATTTGGGGAAGAAAAAAGGATGCTAAACTTGCAGATACCCTAACGAAAATGAATTATGACATTCATACTGGTGGCATCTTTGGCCTAGCCGGAAAAGTATTTGCTTTTCTAATTAGCTTATTAATAGCCAGCTTACCCGTTACAGGAACTTTAATTTGGTGGGGGAAAAATAAGAAACAAAAAAACTAA
- a CDS encoding TonB-dependent siderophore receptor, with the protein MHYFNKKTPTFLLLLCLSLISLNTAFGQQQKTAIKGTVYTSGNKAAEGVSITLKGKNKTTITDNDGVFILKNLNEGEYTLVVSLIGNNDIEKRVAVKNNETTTVDITLSLSNNELNQVVILSNKSAFKTNRISSSLRLQSPIIEIPQNIQVITGKLINDQQIFDMLEGVTRNVSGATRVEHWDNYANITMRGSQVAAFRNGMNMSSTWGPLTEDMSMVERIEFVKGPAGFMLANGNPSGFYNVVTKKPSGRTKGEASLTLGSFDMYRGTLDFDGKLTKNGKLLYRINVMGEKKNSYRDFDFNDRYSFAPVLKYLVSDKTAITLEYTQQFSKVNAIGANYLFSHRGYADLPKSFSTSEANLDPTKMTERNILAIVEHKINYNWKFTAQTSYLNYQQEGMSLWPTGFDTTNDAILKRGAGIWDVLGKVYVGQAFLNGEVQTGAISHKILSGIDMSDKTFYHDFAQSVALPDLDIYNPVHGTLAASPTFDRSKSLEERGVKYQNNYKAFYVQDELGFLDNKLRLTLAGRYTVLKAYNAYSGNAKNNKFTPRVGLSYSIDKNTSAYFVNDQSFNENYGTDWQGKSFNPETGGNIEFGLKRDWLNGKWNSVVSVYQITKNNVLTADPEHASGGMQYSRESGQQKVKGFEVDIRGEIVKNLDLIVNYAFTEGKTTKDTDESIIGNQIAGTTRHIQNTWLNYKVDRGTLNGVGFSLGYQYQIKRAPWYISPDNTASLPDYFRLDGGVSYQKNKVSINLVVNNILNKYLYSGGYYSYSDMYYWQAEAGTNFRLSVGYKF; encoded by the coding sequence ATGCACTATTTTAATAAAAAAACACCCACTTTCTTATTACTCCTTTGTCTGTCACTAATTTCATTAAATACAGCTTTTGGTCAGCAGCAAAAAACAGCAATAAAAGGAACTGTTTATACCAGCGGTAATAAAGCGGCTGAAGGAGTATCCATTACCTTGAAAGGAAAAAACAAAACTACCATTACAGATAATGACGGTGTCTTTATTCTAAAAAATTTAAACGAAGGGGAATACACCTTAGTTGTAAGTTTAATTGGAAACAATGATATTGAAAAACGAGTTGCAGTAAAAAATAACGAAACAACCACTGTTGACATTACGCTTTCTCTATCAAACAATGAACTGAACCAAGTAGTAATTCTAAGTAATAAAAGTGCTTTTAAAACCAATAGAATTTCTTCCTCGTTGCGTTTACAGTCTCCCATCATTGAAATTCCTCAAAACATACAGGTAATCACTGGAAAACTAATTAATGACCAACAAATATTTGACATGTTAGAAGGGGTTACTCGTAACGTAAGTGGTGCTACCAGAGTAGAGCATTGGGATAATTATGCTAATATAACGATGAGAGGAAGTCAAGTAGCTGCTTTTAGAAACGGTATGAATATGAGTTCCACTTGGGGACCATTAACTGAGGATATGAGTATGGTAGAACGTATTGAATTTGTAAAAGGGCCTGCCGGATTTATGCTGGCTAATGGAAATCCAAGTGGTTTTTATAATGTAGTTACTAAAAAACCCAGCGGCCGTACAAAAGGAGAAGCGAGTTTGACTTTAGGAAGTTTTGACATGTACAGAGGGACATTAGATTTTGACGGAAAATTAACCAAAAATGGAAAATTATTGTACCGTATCAATGTAATGGGAGAAAAGAAAAACAGTTACCGTGATTTTGACTTCAATGATCGTTATTCCTTTGCCCCTGTTCTTAAATATTTGGTTTCAGATAAAACAGCAATTACACTTGAATACACCCAACAATTCTCTAAAGTAAATGCGATAGGAGCTAATTATTTGTTTTCACACAGAGGATATGCTGACTTACCCAAAAGTTTCTCCACATCCGAAGCCAATTTAGATCCTACAAAAATGACAGAAAGAAATATTCTTGCTATTGTAGAACATAAAATCAATTACAATTGGAAATTCACAGCACAAACGTCTTACCTAAATTACCAGCAAGAAGGGATGTCATTGTGGCCAACTGGTTTTGATACTACTAATGATGCAATTCTTAAACGTGGTGCTGGTATTTGGGATGTTTTAGGTAAAGTATATGTAGGTCAAGCATTTTTAAATGGTGAAGTTCAAACTGGAGCTATCTCACACAAAATACTATCAGGCATCGATATGAGCGATAAAACATTCTATCATGACTTTGCACAATCTGTTGCTTTACCCGATTTAGACATTTACAATCCTGTACACGGAACACTAGCTGCCTCGCCTACTTTTGACAGAAGCAAAAGCCTAGAAGAAAGAGGTGTTAAATACCAAAATAACTACAAAGCTTTTTATGTGCAAGACGAATTGGGGTTTTTAGACAACAAACTGCGATTGACATTAGCAGGAAGATATACTGTACTTAAAGCATATAATGCTTATTCTGGCAACGCTAAAAACAACAAATTTACGCCAAGAGTGGGATTAAGCTATTCAATTGATAAAAATACATCAGCCTATTTTGTAAACGATCAATCTTTTAATGAAAACTATGGTACAGACTGGCAAGGAAAATCTTTTAATCCTGAAACAGGTGGAAATATTGAATTTGGCTTAAAAAGAGACTGGTTGAACGGAAAATGGAATTCTGTCGTTTCAGTTTACCAAATCACAAAAAATAATGTACTTACAGCTGACCCAGAACACGCTTCAGGAGGGATGCAGTATAGCAGAGAAAGTGGACAACAAAAAGTAAAAGGATTTGAAGTTGACATTAGAGGTGAAATCGTAAAAAACTTAGACCTTATAGTTAACTATGCCTTTACTGAAGGAAAAACTACTAAAGATACTGATGAATCTATAATAGGAAACCAAATAGCAGGAACTACCAGACACATTCAAAATACTTGGTTGAATTACAAAGTAGACAGAGGTACTTTGAATGGAGTTGGTTTTTCACTAGGTTATCAATACCAGATAAAAAGAGCTCCATGGTATATCTCACCAGATAACACTGCTAGTTTACCTGATTATTTCCGATTAGATGGAGGAGTTTCTTACCAAAAAAACAAAGTATCTATCAATCTAGTTGTCAATAATATCTTAAATAAATACTTGTATTCTGGAGGCTATTATAGCTATAGTGATATGTATTACTGGCAAGCGGAAGCGGGTACTAATTTTCGCTTATCAGTTGGATATAAATTTTAA
- a CDS encoding TonB-dependent siderophore receptor codes for MKAQLRIIALLLFATLFVNAQEKGIIQGKIVSADGYPLKEIVIKLAKGAYTSETNNDGTFRFDNFPVGIHTLTIEGEGLKKQSKEIKVSPNTVTYVEFKLNENIESLQEIVIVFKGSTNKKKENVLSGLSLKPLDIPQSIQIIGNEIITQQQAIRLSDVIKNVNGAYVGSARGGAQESIWSRGYDMTANNMFKNGFRFSGGSVPEVSSLEKVEILKGSAALLFGNVAPGGIMNMVTKKPSFEKGGEISMQAGSFAFYKPSIDIYGPLNSYIAYRFTGSYENSESFRDVVKKERYYINPSFLFKVSDKTEIVLQGDYLHDNWTPDFGTGIIGKEIADVPRSTYLGATWSNGQTRQSSVSGLVKHEFNKDWKLNFNTSFQDYNRISKGTERIQPADNGDWSRPLGQNKNLEQNIGQQINLQGCFTTGSVKHQLFTGVDFENSFAQAYRFSFSPSTYGSGNIFDFENFDQGGAIPEGDITRIVKTNTNSFGVYAQDLISITDKFKVLAGLRWSWQESQATTHDYTTTPITITEDQIRNDQAFTPKLGLVFQPTKDLSLFASYSNSFTPNSGTTVDGKVIKPSLIDQYEAGIKKDFWKGLLSANVTVYQITNSNLAQTAEFKADGTFNTDTSIKVLSGETTSKGIEIDITARPTDGLNINAGYSYNDMRYTKTSGLNGSFIEGDRLARTPANTANLSFFYTLQSGLLKGVSIGAIGNYIGKRVGGWNNQILIDANTQEQTIRDRQIPLGDYTTVDVSAGYEWGKFSILCKLSNVANVLAYTVHENYSVNPIGPRQVMTSLKYKF; via the coding sequence ATGAAAGCTCAACTTAGAATCATAGCATTATTATTATTTGCAACTCTTTTTGTAAACGCACAAGAAAAAGGAATTATACAAGGAAAAATAGTTTCTGCTGATGGATATCCTTTGAAAGAAATTGTAATTAAATTAGCAAAAGGAGCTTATACAAGTGAAACAAATAATGATGGAACCTTTAGATTTGATAATTTCCCCGTAGGTATTCATACCTTAACAATTGAGGGAGAAGGATTAAAAAAACAATCCAAAGAAATTAAAGTATCCCCAAATACAGTGACCTACGTAGAGTTCAAATTAAATGAAAACATTGAATCCTTACAAGAAATTGTAATTGTATTTAAAGGAAGTACCAATAAGAAAAAAGAAAATGTACTTTCTGGACTATCGTTAAAACCATTAGATATCCCTCAAAGTATTCAGATAATTGGTAATGAAATCATCACACAACAACAAGCCATCCGATTAAGTGATGTTATAAAAAATGTAAATGGTGCCTATGTAGGCTCCGCTCGTGGTGGTGCTCAAGAATCCATCTGGTCTAGAGGATATGATATGACGGCAAACAATATGTTTAAAAATGGGTTCCGTTTTAGTGGCGGATCTGTTCCCGAAGTATCATCTTTAGAAAAAGTAGAGATTTTAAAAGGAAGTGCCGCTCTTTTATTTGGAAATGTAGCTCCAGGAGGAATTATGAACATGGTGACTAAAAAACCTTCATTCGAAAAAGGAGGAGAAATAAGCATGCAAGCAGGTAGTTTTGCTTTCTATAAACCCTCTATTGATATTTACGGTCCTTTAAACAGCTATATTGCATACCGATTTACAGGATCTTATGAAAACTCTGAAAGTTTTAGAGATGTGGTAAAAAAAGAACGCTATTATATTAATCCTTCGTTCCTTTTCAAAGTTAGTGATAAAACGGAGATTGTATTACAAGGTGATTACCTACATGATAATTGGACACCCGATTTTGGTACAGGAATCATAGGAAAAGAAATTGCCGATGTACCTCGTAGTACTTATTTAGGAGCGACATGGTCTAATGGACAAACAAGACAATCTAGTGTATCTGGATTAGTAAAGCATGAGTTTAACAAAGATTGGAAATTAAATTTCAATACCTCTTTTCAAGATTACAACAGAATTTCAAAAGGGACAGAGCGTATTCAACCAGCCGATAATGGAGATTGGAGCAGACCACTGGGACAAAACAAAAACCTGGAACAAAATATTGGTCAACAAATTAATCTACAAGGTTGTTTTACTACTGGAAGTGTAAAACACCAATTGTTTACAGGAGTTGATTTTGAAAACTCATTTGCACAAGCGTATCGATTTAGCTTCTCCCCCTCTACTTACGGATCTGGAAATATTTTTGATTTCGAAAATTTTGATCAAGGTGGTGCTATTCCAGAAGGAGATATTACTAGAATCGTAAAAACAAACACGAATAGTTTTGGAGTATATGCACAAGATTTGATTTCGATTACAGATAAATTTAAAGTATTAGCAGGATTACGTTGGTCATGGCAAGAATCACAAGCAACCACTCATGATTATACTACAACACCTATCACTATCACAGAAGATCAAATAAGAAATGATCAAGCCTTTACTCCTAAGTTAGGATTGGTATTTCAACCAACCAAAGACCTGTCATTGTTTGCGAGCTATTCGAATTCATTCACACCAAATTCAGGAACTACAGTTGATGGAAAAGTAATAAAACCCTCTTTGATTGATCAATATGAGGCGGGAATTAAAAAAGATTTCTGGAAAGGTTTATTGAGCGCTAATGTTACTGTCTATCAAATTACCAATAGCAATTTAGCGCAAACGGCTGAATTCAAAGCCGATGGTACTTTTAATACAGATACTTCAATAAAAGTATTAAGCGGGGAAACAACTAGTAAGGGAATCGAAATTGATATTACTGCAAGACCAACTGATGGATTAAATATCAATGCAGGTTACAGCTACAATGATATGCGATACACTAAAACATCAGGCCTTAACGGAAGTTTTATTGAAGGGGATCGTTTAGCAAGAACACCTGCTAATACTGCCAACTTGAGCTTCTTCTATACGTTACAATCAGGATTGTTAAAAGGAGTTTCTATAGGAGCAATTGGAAACTATATAGGAAAACGTGTGGGTGGATGGAACAACCAAATTCTTATTGATGCCAATACACAAGAACAAACTATAAGAGACAGACAAATCCCTCTTGGTGATTACACAACAGTAGATGTATCTGCAGGTTACGAATGGGGTAAATTTTCAATCCTTTGTAAATTATCAAATGTTGCTAATGTATTGGCTTATACAGTACATGAAAATTATAGTGTAAATCCCATTGGACCTCGTCAAGTAATGACTTCATTAAAATATAAATTTTAA
- a CDS encoding APC family permease has translation MTKSKKNQLKKSLGLGFGIAILIGGTIGVGILRTPGAIAGMLDNYWLIISCWFLGGLYILVGANSYAELATMLPKAGGSYNYIKRAFGDYAGFLSGWFDYITNVVPPAFYCIVISEYLVILFPSLESQTTVIAIGFLVAFTLLHVSGVKNGSFIQKMTSIIKVLFFVALIVACFIYSGFKFNPIEKDTPFFEMGIVFGFFKSLQLIIGTYDGWYAVCFFAEEDKNPSKNIPKSLYTGAIIVIVIYILINMAFFQVLPVSALANSPLVASDVAKVVFGHNGSIIVTVIAIFSLISILNAYMMIPARILFGLSRDGFFTQKGTRINKGGTPIVALLISSLFSLFLISIGSFEILFSFGTFMSVIVWGLAYCSLMKLRTKEPNLPRPYLSWGYPWTSILMIIATLTLLIGFAYSDTKNFVIIIIIAVLSYPTFLLIDRTNKKE, from the coding sequence ATGACAAAATCAAAAAAAAACCAATTGAAAAAAAGCTTAGGCTTGGGTTTTGGAATTGCAATATTAATTGGAGGTACCATCGGAGTAGGAATACTGAGAACACCAGGTGCCATCGCGGGCATGTTGGACAATTATTGGCTTATCATTAGCTGTTGGTTTTTAGGCGGACTTTATATCTTAGTTGGCGCAAATTCCTATGCAGAATTAGCTACTATGCTTCCCAAAGCTGGTGGATCATACAATTACATAAAAAGAGCTTTTGGTGATTATGCCGGTTTTTTATCTGGCTGGTTTGACTACATTACTAATGTGGTCCCTCCCGCTTTTTATTGTATCGTAATTAGTGAATATCTAGTTATTTTATTTCCGAGTCTTGAAAGTCAAACAACAGTAATAGCCATCGGTTTTCTAGTCGCCTTTACCTTATTACACGTCAGCGGAGTAAAAAATGGCAGTTTCATACAAAAAATGACAAGTATAATAAAAGTCCTGTTTTTTGTTGCCTTAATTGTTGCTTGTTTTATCTATTCGGGATTTAAATTTAATCCTATTGAAAAAGATACTCCTTTCTTTGAAATGGGAATTGTTTTCGGTTTCTTTAAATCACTACAATTAATTATTGGTACTTATGATGGCTGGTACGCTGTTTGCTTTTTTGCTGAAGAAGATAAAAACCCAAGTAAAAACATCCCCAAATCTTTATATACTGGAGCTATAATAGTTATAGTAATATATATATTGATAAATATGGCATTCTTTCAAGTATTGCCCGTTTCAGCATTGGCTAATTCTCCATTAGTAGCTTCAGATGTTGCTAAAGTTGTGTTTGGACACAATGGTTCAATAATAGTCACTGTCATTGCCATTTTTTCTTTAATTAGCATTCTGAATGCCTATATGATGATACCTGCTCGCATACTATTTGGATTGAGTCGCGATGGCTTTTTTACACAAAAAGGAACTAGAATAAATAAGGGTGGCACCCCAATTGTGGCGCTTTTAATCTCTTCATTATTTAGTCTATTCTTGATTAGTATAGGTTCATTTGAAATATTGTTTTCGTTTGGAACCTTCATGTCTGTCATTGTTTGGGGATTGGCCTATTGCTCACTAATGAAATTAAGAACCAAAGAACCCAATTTACCAAGACCTTATTTATCTTGGGGGTATCCATGGACATCGATATTGATGATTATAGCCACCTTAACTTTGTTAATAGGCTTTGCCTACAGCGACACTAAAAACTTTGTAATTATTATAATTATTGCTGTACTATCCTATCCAACTTTCTTACTTATTGATCGTACAAATAAAAAAGAGTGA
- a CDS encoding DUF6265 family protein: MFKKITLLLLIVTLLSCKKSDSSDKNEKDKIKTAHWLLGTWENKTAEGNLSETWEKVNDSTYEGQSYFIKGKDTIHFETIQLQQKGEELTYNANVQGQNEDKPVPFKLTKTTEKELVFENPKHDYPQKISYKSVSKDSLIAEISGMQSGKPSSEKYVMTKSK, from the coding sequence ATGTTTAAAAAAATAACTTTACTACTGCTGATCGTAACATTGCTATCCTGCAAGAAATCAGATTCATCTGATAAGAATGAAAAAGACAAGATAAAAACTGCCCATTGGTTACTGGGAACTTGGGAAAACAAAACTGCCGAAGGAAATTTATCAGAGACTTGGGAAAAAGTAAATGACAGTACATATGAAGGGCAATCGTATTTCATAAAAGGAAAAGACACGATTCACTTTGAAACCATTCAATTGCAACAAAAAGGAGAAGAATTAACTTATAATGCTAACGTACAAGGGCAAAATGAAGACAAACCGGTTCCTTTTAAACTAACTAAAACCACCGAAAAAGAATTGGTTTTTGAAAATCCAAAACACGATTACCCTCAAAAAATAAGCTACAAAAGCGTTTCAAAAGACAGTTTAATAGCGGAGATTTCAGGTATGCAATCAGGCAAACCAAGCTCCGAAAAATATGTGATGACGAAATCTAAATAG
- a CDS encoding MFS transporter, producing MIQSYLKKIQHSPKGYRIANTVFFFISGFGYSSWASRIPAIKAQLHLSEAQFGAVLFAFPVGLMLTMPFTGRLLNKYSSRYCMLLGAILFNIVLALPGFAVFVWQLVIILLIFGSSRNILNLSMNAQALEVQKLYPKSIMTTFHAVWSLAGFIGAGLGYVMVTQKIAPSFHLLGVSVAMMAVTAWVYPQTIHTEPVKEKKKFFLMPDKNLIKFAIICFVSMACENTMYDWSGIYFQNILHASPKWTTAAFVFFMTAVTLGRLLGDYAVFKYGIKPILFYSGIFISSGFLICFLFPFISTTIIGYFLIGIGVSCVVPLVFSIAGKSKSLSNGSALTSISTIGYLGFLIVPPMVGFISQISSMKWAFLIMALLGIIMIFMVNKIATEEA from the coding sequence ATGATACAATCCTATTTAAAAAAAATACAGCATTCTCCTAAAGGATATAGAATTGCCAACACCGTATTTTTTTTCATCTCGGGATTTGGATATTCTTCTTGGGCATCTCGAATTCCTGCTATTAAAGCGCAATTGCATTTAAGTGAAGCGCAATTTGGAGCCGTTTTATTTGCATTTCCAGTAGGATTGATGTTAACTATGCCATTTACTGGAAGGTTATTGAATAAATATAGCAGTCGGTATTGTATGTTATTAGGTGCCATATTGTTTAATATCGTATTGGCCTTACCTGGTTTTGCTGTTTTTGTTTGGCAATTGGTTATAATCCTCTTGATTTTTGGCTCTTCTAGAAATATTTTGAATTTATCAATGAATGCACAGGCACTTGAAGTTCAAAAACTGTATCCAAAATCAATAATGACTACTTTTCATGCCGTCTGGAGTTTGGCAGGATTTATAGGAGCAGGTTTAGGTTATGTAATGGTTACTCAAAAAATTGCGCCTTCCTTTCATTTGCTGGGAGTAAGTGTTGCAATGATGGCAGTTACAGCATGGGTTTATCCACAAACAATTCATACCGAACCGGTGAAGGAGAAGAAAAAATTCTTTTTGATGCCCGACAAAAACCTGATCAAGTTTGCTATAATTTGTTTTGTGTCGATGGCCTGTGAAAATACCATGTATGATTGGAGCGGAATTTATTTTCAAAACATATTACATGCATCACCAAAATGGACCACAGCAGCTTTTGTTTTTTTTATGACTGCGGTGACATTAGGGCGTCTCTTGGGAGATTATGCCGTATTTAAATATGGTATAAAACCAATTTTATTTTATAGCGGTATTTTTATTAGCTCTGGTTTTTTGATTTGTTTTCTTTTTCCTTTTATTTCGACAACCATAATTGGTTATTTTTTAATAGGAATTGGGGTGTCGTGTGTTGTCCCATTAGTGTTCAGTATCGCTGGAAAATCAAAAAGTTTGAGCAATGGTAGCGCACTAACGTCTATTTCAACTATTGGATATCTTGGTTTTTTGATTGTGCCACCAATGGTTGGATTCATTTCTCAAATTTCGAGTATGAAATGGGCCTTTTTAATAATGGCTCTTTTGGGAATCATTATGATTTTTATGGTCAATAAAATTGCAACCGAAGAAGCATAA
- a CDS encoding PepSY-associated TM helix domain-containing protein, translating into MKKINFRNLHRDLGYFYIGLIVSFALSGLMMNHRESWHPEKYTTQTKAIEVPLPEESGLNEDFAKDLGKKLGIEDKMRRQMVRKGTYKISFESHDVEIDMKTGKGEIVSFFKTPIISQSMTLHKNTSNFWIYYSDIFAISLIIIALTGTIMIKAGKFSWKNRGWKLAVAGVVFPLLFLFLFS; encoded by the coding sequence ATGAAAAAAATCAATTTCAGAAATTTACACCGCGACTTAGGTTATTTCTACATCGGGTTAATTGTTTCCTTTGCTTTATCAGGACTTATGATGAATCACAGAGAATCTTGGCATCCTGAAAAATATACTACCCAAACAAAAGCAATTGAAGTTCCACTTCCAGAAGAAAGTGGGTTAAACGAAGATTTTGCTAAGGACTTAGGTAAAAAATTAGGAATTGAAGACAAAATGAGACGTCAAATGGTTCGAAAAGGAACTTATAAAATTTCATTTGAAAGTCATGATGTCGAAATAGACATGAAAACAGGAAAAGGGGAAATTGTTTCTTTCTTTAAAACCCCCATAATAAGTCAATCAATGACATTGCACAAGAATACGTCCAATTTTTGGATTTATTATTCCGATATTTTTGCGATAAGCCTAATTATTATTGCCTTAACTGGAACTATAATGATAAAAGCAGGTAAATTCAGTTGGAAAAATAGAGGTTGGAAACTAGCAGTAGCTGGTGTTGTATTTCCTTTATTATTCTTGTTTTTATTTAGTTAG